From the genome of Hymenobacter sp. PAMC 26628, one region includes:
- a CDS encoding putative DNA modification/repair radical SAM protein, with amino-acid sequence MNERIQEKLSILADAAKYDASCSSSGGKRKNESKGLGNAEGMGICHSYTEDGRCVSLLKILLTNHCIFDCAYCVSRRSNDVKRAAFTVDEVVDLTINFYRRNYIEGLFLSSGIFSSPDYTMERLVRIVKKLRTEHQFNGYIHVKTIPGASEELIQEAGLYADRLSVNIELPSELALQTLAPEKNYQEILTPMAQIRDGIIQNKEEKALFKKVPAFATAGQTTQLIVGASGETDLQIIKLSDSLYQGYGLKRVYYSGYVPVTDDARLPQVTQPPVIREHRLYQTDWLMRFYGFQADEILDPAHPHLDLEIDPKLAWALRNRHVFPIDVNTADFEMILRIPGVGARSAKRIVAARRFAPLTTEHLHSFGVVLKRAKFFLTCRGEQRTALGELTEQQVRRQILFGAGSVRSALVTQQLDLFAQAS; translated from the coding sequence ATGAACGAGCGCATTCAGGAAAAACTAAGTATATTAGCTGACGCCGCGAAGTACGATGCTTCGTGCAGTAGCAGCGGCGGCAAGCGCAAGAACGAAAGCAAAGGCTTGGGCAACGCCGAGGGCATGGGCATCTGCCACAGCTATACCGAGGACGGCCGCTGCGTGAGCCTGCTCAAAATCCTGCTCACCAACCACTGCATCTTCGACTGTGCCTACTGCGTGTCGCGCCGCTCGAACGACGTGAAGCGCGCCGCCTTCACCGTGGACGAAGTGGTGGACCTGACCATCAACTTCTACCGCCGCAATTACATCGAAGGGTTGTTCTTAAGTTCCGGCATTTTCAGCAGCCCCGACTACACGATGGAGCGCCTGGTGCGCATCGTGAAAAAGCTGCGCACCGAGCACCAGTTCAACGGCTACATCCACGTCAAAACTATTCCTGGGGCCTCCGAAGAGCTCATCCAGGAGGCAGGCCTCTACGCCGACCGCCTGAGCGTGAACATTGAGCTGCCCTCAGAGCTGGCCTTGCAAACGCTGGCCCCGGAGAAAAATTACCAGGAGATCCTGACCCCGATGGCCCAGATTCGGGACGGCATCATCCAGAATAAGGAGGAAAAAGCGCTTTTCAAAAAAGTGCCGGCCTTCGCCACCGCGGGCCAAACCACGCAGCTTATTGTGGGGGCCAGCGGCGAGACGGACTTGCAAATCATCAAGCTCTCCGACTCGCTCTACCAGGGCTACGGCCTGAAGCGCGTGTACTACTCGGGCTACGTGCCCGTGACCGACGACGCCCGCCTGCCGCAGGTGACGCAGCCGCCCGTCATCCGCGAGCACCGGCTGTACCAAACCGACTGGCTGATGCGCTTTTACGGCTTCCAGGCCGACGAAATCCTCGACCCCGCGCACCCGCACCTCGACCTGGAAATTGACCCCAAGCTGGCCTGGGCCCTGCGCAACCGCCACGTGTTCCCAATCGACGTGAACACGGCTGATTTTGAGATGATTCTGCGCATTCCCGGCGTGGGGGCCCGGTCGGCTAAGCGCATTGTGGCGGCCCGGCGCTTCGCCCCGCTCACCACCGAGCACCTGCACAGCTTCGGCGTGGTGCTGAAGCGGGCCAAGTTTTTCCTCACCTGCCGCGGCGAGCAGCGCACCGCCCTCGGCGAGCTGACCGAGCAGCAAGTGCGCCGCCAAATTTTGTTCGGCGCCGGCTCCGTCCGCTCGGCCCTCGTTACGCAGCAGCTCGATTTGTTCGCCCAAGCCAGCTAA
- a CDS encoding alpha/beta fold hydrolase yields MAYPLEHHFVPTNGLTLHVVQCGPAAGPLVVLLHGFPEFWYAWRQQLGALADAGYRVWAPDQRGYNLSDKPRSVRAYAINELAADVLGLLDDAGHDTAAVVGHDWGAAVTWYLTANFPARIRRAAVLNVPHPRVLAGALRRQPRQLLKSWYVFFFQLPWLPETLARLRGAWLARQALRRTSRSGTFSDADLVEYRAAWAQPGALRSMINWYRAAARFARRLGQTGRVAVPLHIIWGRHDAFLNANLAQESLAYCDDGRLTYLKASHWVQHEEAAQVNELLIEFLRETPA; encoded by the coding sequence ATGGCTTATCCCCTCGAACACCACTTTGTGCCCACCAATGGCCTGACGCTGCACGTGGTGCAGTGCGGCCCCGCCGCGGGGCCCTTGGTGGTGCTGCTGCACGGCTTCCCCGAGTTTTGGTACGCGTGGCGGCAGCAGCTGGGGGCCTTGGCCGACGCCGGCTACCGCGTGTGGGCCCCCGACCAGCGCGGCTACAACCTGAGCGACAAGCCCCGTTCCGTACGCGCCTACGCCATCAACGAGCTGGCGGCTGACGTGTTGGGCCTGCTCGACGACGCCGGCCACGACACCGCCGCCGTGGTGGGCCACGACTGGGGCGCGGCCGTAACCTGGTACCTGACGGCCAATTTTCCCGCCCGCATTCGCCGCGCCGCGGTGCTGAACGTGCCCCACCCGCGGGTGCTGGCCGGGGCCCTGCGCCGGCAGCCGCGGCAGTTGCTGAAGAGCTGGTACGTATTTTTCTTCCAGCTGCCGTGGCTGCCCGAAACCCTGGCGCGGCTGCGTGGGGCGTGGCTGGCACGCCAAGCCCTTCGGCGCACGAGCCGCTCCGGCACGTTCAGCGACGCTGATTTGGTAGAATACCGGGCGGCTTGGGCCCAACCGGGGGCCCTGCGCAGCATGATTAACTGGTACCGGGCCGCTGCCCGGTTTGCCCGGCGCCTGGGCCAAACTGGGCGCGTGGCGGTGCCGCTGCACATCATTTGGGGCCGGCACGACGCGTTTTTGAACGCCAACCTGGCCCAGGAAAGCCTGGCTTATTGCGACGATGGGCGGCTGACTTACCTCAAGGCCAGCCATTGGGTGCAGCACGAAGAAGCGGCGCAGGTGAACGAGCTGTTGATTGAATTTTTACGCGAAACGCCCGCATGA
- a CDS encoding TIGR03915 family putative DNA repair protein — translation MSKFPSLRRPAAVGPAAARPVGAPALTAAPRDYTYDGTFEGLLTVLFTVYDWRAAPNSIQPEATAQTGLFAQPAHRDTDEAQATRVWDGLLRTMTNEARARLYHVFLSEDAERELLIFRYVDLALRTAADISENYTDATVRRVQRLAQQMFREKHRMEAFVRFEKTGDGLFHATIEPDYDVLPLIAPHFTKRYADQRWLIYDRRRRYGLYYDLTRTDIVQFEETGAPARATDVAATVLDEREPLFQVLWQAYFDHVNIPERRNLKLHRRHMPLRYWKYLSEKQPRAQPFQPIQNKRPPTPGPPLLGAE, via the coding sequence ATGAGCAAGTTCCCATCTTTGCGCCGGCCAGCGGCGGTGGGCCCCGCGGCGGCCCGGCCCGTGGGGGCCCCCGCCCTCACCGCCGCCCCGCGCGACTACACCTACGACGGCACATTTGAGGGCCTGCTGACAGTGCTCTTCACGGTGTACGACTGGCGCGCCGCGCCCAATTCCATCCAGCCCGAAGCCACGGCCCAAACGGGCCTGTTTGCCCAGCCGGCGCACCGCGACACCGACGAAGCCCAAGCCACCCGCGTGTGGGACGGCCTGCTGCGCACGATGACCAACGAGGCCCGCGCCCGTCTTTACCACGTGTTTCTGAGCGAAGACGCCGAGCGGGAACTGCTTATTTTCAGGTACGTGGACTTGGCCCTGCGCACCGCGGCCGACATCTCGGAAAACTACACCGACGCCACTGTGCGCCGGGTGCAGCGCCTGGCCCAGCAGATGTTCCGCGAGAAGCACCGGATGGAGGCCTTCGTGCGGTTTGAGAAGACCGGCGACGGCCTGTTTCACGCTACCATTGAGCCCGATTACGACGTGCTGCCGCTCATCGCCCCGCACTTCACCAAACGCTACGCCGACCAGCGCTGGCTGATTTACGACCGCCGCCGCCGCTACGGCCTGTACTATGATTTGACGCGCACCGACATTGTGCAATTCGAGGAAACTGGGGCCCCGGCGCGCGCCACCGACGTGGCCGCCACCGTGCTCGACGAGCGCGAGCCGCTGTTTCAGGTGCTCTGGCAGGCGTATTTCGACCACGTAAACATCCCCGAGCGCCGCAACCTGAAGCTGCACCGCCGCCACATGCCCCTGCGCTACTGGAAGTACCTGAGCGAGAAGCAGCCCCGCGCCCAGCCGTTCCAGCCCATCCAAAACAAGCGCCCGCCCACCCCGGGGCCCCCGCTACTAGGCGCGGAGTAA
- the rfbD gene encoding dTDP-4-dehydrorhamnose reductase — translation MGSILVFGASGQLGQCLAHVAQERKVPGIVFPPEAQANILNVNGIQSIFAEHKPTYCINCAAYTAVDKAEDELELARKINRDGVENLARLCGEFGTTLIQISTDFVFAGTGNTPLVETDAAEPISVYGLTKLEGEQVIPAHTSQFFILRTSWLYSEYANNFVKTMLRLGQDRDELRVIWDQTGTPCYAIDLAGCILTIIQSQSQQYGIYHYSNEGVTSWYDFATAIFELSGTPVKTVPIRTAEYPTKATRPAYSVMDKTKAKTVLGVAIPHWRTSLATCIGRLK, via the coding sequence ATGGGCAGCATTTTGGTTTTTGGCGCCTCCGGGCAATTGGGGCAGTGCTTGGCGCACGTGGCGCAGGAGCGGAAGGTACCGGGCATCGTATTTCCACCCGAGGCACAAGCCAACATATTGAATGTGAATGGCATCCAGTCGATTTTCGCCGAGCATAAGCCCACGTATTGCATCAATTGCGCCGCTTACACGGCCGTGGACAAGGCCGAGGACGAACTGGAGCTGGCCCGCAAAATCAACCGCGACGGGGTGGAAAACCTAGCCCGCTTATGCGGCGAGTTCGGCACCACGCTCATCCAGATTTCGACCGATTTTGTGTTTGCCGGTACCGGCAACACGCCCCTGGTGGAAACCGACGCCGCCGAGCCCATCAGCGTGTACGGCCTCACCAAGCTCGAAGGCGAGCAGGTAATTCCGGCCCATACCAGCCAGTTTTTCATCCTGCGCACGAGCTGGCTGTACTCCGAATACGCCAACAACTTCGTGAAAACCATGCTGCGCCTGGGCCAGGACCGCGACGAGCTGCGCGTCATCTGGGACCAGACTGGTACGCCCTGCTACGCCATCGACCTGGCCGGTTGCATCCTCACTATCATCCAGTCGCAAAGCCAGCAATACGGCATCTACCACTATAGCAACGAAGGCGTTACGTCATGGTACGACTTTGCCACGGCCATCTTCGAGCTAAGCGGTACGCCGGTGAAAACCGTGCCCATCCGCACCGCCGAGTACCCCACCAAAGCCACCCGCCCCGCCTATTCGGTAATGGACAAGACCAAAGCCAAAACGGTGCTCGGCGTGGCTATTCCGCACTGGCGCACCAGTTTGGCGACATGCATTGGGCGATTGAAGTAG
- a CDS encoding MFS transporter codes for MNSSPVALPPLAEKLAAPRLDNALVWLMALTCGLVVANIYYNQPLLAAIGRTFHIPDSRASLVATATQVGYTLGMLLVVPLGDMLERKRLMLLMLVGAAGCLGLAAGAPSFGVLAVASVLVGICSAVPQLLLPMAAHLAPEESRGRIVGRIMSGLLIGILLSRTASGYVGAHFGWRVVFEGAAALMMLLIGLLAWRLPTDRPNFTGTYGSLMRSLLTLVREQPALRRSALVGAAVFAAFSVFWTSLVFYLESPTYHYGSDVAGFFGLVGAFGALAAPLAGKTADARGPRYAITAGIVLALGAYLVLGLGGGYLAGLVVGVLLLDVGVQSAHISNQTLVFSLVPEARSRLNTIYMTGYFTGGSLGSVAGGLAWTHFGWTGVCLVGAAFVALGLLVHRYYGRSGNQR; via the coding sequence ATGAATTCATCCCCGGTGGCCCTCCCGCCACTTGCTGAAAAACTCGCTGCCCCGCGCCTCGACAATGCGTTGGTTTGGTTAATGGCCCTCACCTGCGGCCTCGTGGTGGCCAACATTTACTACAACCAGCCGCTGCTGGCCGCTATCGGCCGCACGTTCCACATTCCCGATAGCCGCGCCAGCCTTGTAGCCACGGCCACCCAGGTGGGCTACACGCTGGGCATGCTATTGGTGGTGCCACTCGGTGACATGCTGGAGCGCAAGCGCCTGATGTTGTTGATGCTGGTGGGGGCCGCCGGCTGCCTGGGCCTGGCCGCCGGGGCCCCCAGCTTTGGCGTGCTGGCGGTAGCCAGCGTGCTGGTGGGCATCTGCTCGGCGGTGCCGCAGCTGCTGCTGCCCATGGCCGCCCACCTCGCCCCCGAGGAAAGCCGCGGCCGCATCGTGGGCCGCATCATGAGCGGCCTGCTCATCGGCATCCTGCTCTCGCGCACGGCCAGCGGCTACGTGGGGGCCCACTTCGGCTGGCGCGTGGTGTTTGAGGGCGCGGCCGCGCTGATGATGCTGCTCATCGGCCTGCTGGCCTGGCGCTTGCCTACCGACCGGCCCAATTTCACGGGCACCTACGGCTCTCTCATGCGCTCCTTGCTGACGCTGGTGCGCGAGCAACCGGCCCTGCGCCGCTCGGCGCTGGTGGGCGCCGCGGTATTCGCCGCGTTCAGCGTGTTCTGGACCTCGCTGGTGTTTTACCTCGAAAGCCCCACCTATCACTACGGCAGCGACGTGGCCGGTTTTTTCGGCTTGGTGGGTGCCTTTGGGGCCCTGGCCGCGCCGCTGGCTGGCAAAACTGCCGACGCCCGGGGCCCCCGATACGCCATCACGGCGGGCATTGTGCTAGCGCTGGGCGCTTATCTGGTGCTGGGCCTGGGCGGCGGTTACCTCGCCGGCCTAGTCGTTGGCGTGCTCCTGCTCGACGTGGGCGTGCAGTCGGCCCACATCTCCAACCAAACGCTCGTGTTTTCGCTGGTACCCGAGGCCCGCAGCCGCCTCAACACCATCTACATGACTGGCTATTTCACCGGCGGCTCGCTGGGCTCCGTCGCCGGCGGCCTCGCCTGGACACACTTCGGTTGGACCGGCGTGTGCCTGGTGGGTGCGGCTTTCGTAGCCCTAGGCCTGCTGGTACACCGGTATTATGGGCGGTCGGGCAATCAGCGTTAA
- a CDS encoding GreA/GreB family elongation factor has protein sequence MSRAFTKEDDVQAAPIVPPRAALPPGTPNYVTPQGLAQLRTERLALEAEHTAAEANHDNDTDRTHRLSLLNGRLALLAERITSAKVVDPQGQPAKEVRFGATVRLRTVSGGKVGFERTFTIVGVDEADVAAGKVGFVAPIARALIGVKLGKKATLPLGPPPEVVEVVSIAYAEALPSLPTAS, from the coding sequence ATGAGCCGCGCATTTACCAAAGAAGACGACGTCCAGGCCGCGCCCATCGTGCCGCCCCGCGCCGCCCTGCCACCGGGCACGCCCAACTACGTCACGCCCCAGGGCTTGGCGCAGCTGCGCACCGAGCGCCTCGCCCTCGAAGCTGAGCACACGGCCGCCGAGGCCAACCACGACAACGACACCGACCGCACCCACCGCCTCTCGTTACTGAACGGTCGCCTGGCATTGCTGGCCGAGCGCATCACCAGCGCCAAAGTGGTTGACCCGCAAGGACAACCGGCCAAGGAGGTGCGCTTTGGGGCCACCGTGCGGCTGCGCACCGTGAGTGGCGGCAAAGTGGGTTTCGAGCGCACCTTTACCATTGTGGGCGTCGATGAGGCCGACGTGGCGGCGGGCAAAGTGGGTTTCGTGGCGCCCATTGCCCGCGCCCTTATCGGCGTGAAGCTGGGCAAAAAAGCCACGCTGCCGCTGGGGCCCCCGCCGGAAGTGGTGGAGGTGGTAAGCATTGCTTACGCTGAAGCGCTGCCTTCCTTGCCTACGGCATCGTGA
- a CDS encoding carboxypeptidase-like regulatory domain-containing protein: protein MKINLRYCWLLGLCWALALLSGCGKKNQDPTPTTGIAGTVTVIDQNRKAQPREGVTVTVLNTNPVLTAITNDAGEFIISAVPAGTYSLVFTKSGLSTFLLRSVAHPQVEVITRLPETYSLVQEPTIRATGLQATSIMATTGGGGAVPAINFRTTLTTPLPDINHDYVLYFGTTPDVSYLTATSALHIFTGGSQATAVSASTWTMSRADLLARGFSPASGTTAYAVAYGTGQGSFYNDLVTGLQLTWFNPNLTPSPVVSFTMP from the coding sequence ATGAAAATAAACCTACGGTATTGCTGGCTGCTTGGACTGTGCTGGGCTTTGGCCCTGCTTAGCGGCTGCGGCAAAAAGAACCAAGACCCCACGCCGACGACTGGCATCGCGGGCACGGTCACGGTCATTGACCAAAATCGCAAGGCCCAACCCAGGGAAGGCGTAACGGTTACGGTACTGAATACAAACCCCGTACTTACGGCCATCACGAACGACGCCGGCGAATTTATTATTAGCGCAGTGCCGGCCGGCACCTATAGCCTCGTATTCACCAAGTCCGGCCTGAGCACGTTTCTGCTCCGCAGCGTAGCCCACCCGCAAGTGGAGGTAATTACCCGGTTACCCGAAACCTACTCGCTCGTTCAGGAGCCCACCATTCGCGCCACCGGCCTCCAGGCCACCAGCATAATGGCCACCACTGGGGGGGGAGGGGCCGTACCAGCCATTAATTTCCGAACTACCCTCACCACCCCGCTACCGGACATTAACCACGACTACGTGCTATACTTTGGTACGACGCCTGACGTAAGCTACCTCACGGCCACCAGCGCTCTCCACATTTTTACCGGCGGTTCGCAAGCCACGGCCGTGAGTGCTTCTACCTGGACGATGAGTCGGGCTGACCTGCTAGCGCGCGGTTTTAGCCCCGCCAGTGGCACCACCGCCTATGCCGTGGCGTATGGCACGGGCCAGGGCAGCTTTTACAACGACTTGGTTACGGGCCTCCAACTCACCTGGTTCAACCCCAACCTAACGCCTTCACCCGTCGTCAGCTTCACGATGCCGTAG
- a CDS encoding AraC family transcriptional regulator: protein MNPRVHLPAAVAPLPPHQLKSLVENRTVFALDSYELNIFETHQKAYRVALRLDGLALTTMLRGKKVMHLPGRPAFDYFPGESVVVGEDERMEIDFPEACACQPTQCLAVAIAPDTIRHTVELLNERYPRAEAHTPWALAGPEHAHLTNTPELTGTLERLVAVSRTTDAAKDVLANFTLQELLVRLMQTQARELIFHDYARHLTTHRFAAVVDYIKRHLAENLSVDKLSALACMSKATFFRVFKREFGLTPIEYIIRERLAEAKRLLRQPLANVADVCLRAGFNNLSHFQALFKKYEGLTPGAYKKLTV from the coding sequence ATGAATCCTCGCGTCCATTTGCCCGCTGCCGTGGCCCCGCTGCCGCCGCACCAGTTAAAGAGCCTGGTGGAAAACCGCACCGTTTTCGCCCTGGATTCTTACGAACTGAACATCTTCGAAACCCACCAAAAGGCCTACCGCGTGGCACTGCGCCTCGACGGCCTGGCCCTGACCACCATGCTGCGCGGTAAAAAAGTGATGCACCTGCCCGGCCGCCCGGCCTTCGATTACTTTCCCGGCGAGTCGGTGGTAGTGGGCGAAGACGAGCGGATGGAGATTGACTTCCCCGAGGCCTGCGCCTGCCAGCCCACCCAATGCCTGGCCGTGGCCATTGCGCCCGATACCATCCGCCACACCGTGGAGCTGCTGAATGAGCGCTACCCGCGCGCCGAGGCCCACACGCCCTGGGCCCTGGCGGGCCCCGAGCACGCCCACCTCACCAACACCCCCGAGCTGACTGGCACCCTGGAGCGCCTCGTGGCCGTGTCGCGCACCACCGACGCCGCCAAGGACGTGCTGGCCAATTTCACCCTGCAAGAACTGCTGGTGCGCCTGATGCAAACCCAGGCCCGCGAGCTTATTTTCCACGACTACGCCCGGCACCTCACCACCCACCGCTTCGCCGCCGTGGTGGACTACATCAAGCGGCACTTGGCCGAAAACCTATCGGTGGACAAGCTGAGTGCGCTGGCCTGCATGAGCAAGGCTACCTTCTTCCGGGTGTTCAAGCGCGAGTTCGGCCTCACGCCCATCGAGTACATCATCCGCGAGCGGCTGGCCGAGGCCAAGCGCCTGCTGCGCCAGCCCCTGGCCAACGTGGCCGACGTGTGCCTGCGCGCCGGCTTCAACAACCTGTCGCACTTCCAGGCCCTGTTCAAAAAGTACGAGGGCCTGACCCCGGGGGCTTATAAAAAGCTGACGGTGTGA
- a CDS encoding aldehyde dehydrogenase family protein yields MAEVLEKSTTVVARPQFKSHYDNFIGGKWVAPVKGQYFDNPSPIDGKAFCKVARSTKEDIELALDAAHDAFKTWSKASPAVRSGVLLKIADIMEANLPYLAAVETVENGKAIRETMAADLPLAIDHFRYFAGVIRAEEGSATELNENTLSLVIQEPLGVVGQIIPWNFPLLMATWKIAPALAAGCCVVVKPAEQTPASIMCLMELLQDVIPPGVLNVVNGFGLEAGKPLASNKRVQKVAFTGETTTGRLILQYAAENIIPVTMELGGKSPNIFCKSVMDHDDDFLDKCIEGAVMFALNQGEICTCPSRLLVHEDIYDEFIARVIERVKAIKLGNPMDTDTMMGAQASNDQFEKILSYLEIGKAEGAEVLVGGEAYTQEDGALAEGYYIQPTIFRGHNKMRIFQEEIFGPVLSVTTFKDSAEAIELANDTLYGLGAGLWSRDAHELYQMPRAIQAGRVWVNCYHDYPAGAPFGGYKASGFGRENHKMMLGHYRQTKNMLISYSQQKLGFF; encoded by the coding sequence ATGGCCGAAGTGCTTGAAAAGTCCACCACCGTGGTGGCCCGTCCCCAGTTCAAATCCCACTACGACAACTTCATCGGCGGCAAATGGGTGGCCCCGGTGAAGGGCCAGTATTTTGACAACCCGTCGCCCATCGACGGCAAGGCCTTTTGCAAGGTGGCCCGCAGCACTAAGGAAGATATTGAGCTAGCCCTCGACGCGGCCCACGACGCCTTCAAAACCTGGAGCAAGGCCTCGCCGGCCGTGCGCAGCGGCGTGCTGCTGAAAATTGCCGACATCATGGAAGCCAACCTGCCGTACCTAGCCGCCGTAGAAACGGTGGAAAACGGCAAGGCCATCCGTGAAACGATGGCCGCCGACCTGCCGCTGGCCATCGACCACTTCCGCTACTTCGCGGGCGTGATTCGGGCCGAAGAAGGCTCCGCTACCGAGCTGAACGAGAACACGTTGTCGCTCGTCATTCAGGAGCCGCTGGGCGTGGTGGGCCAGATTATCCCCTGGAACTTCCCGCTGCTGATGGCCACCTGGAAAATTGCGCCCGCCCTGGCCGCCGGTTGCTGCGTGGTGGTGAAGCCCGCCGAACAGACACCCGCCAGCATCATGTGCCTCATGGAGCTGCTCCAGGACGTAATCCCCCCCGGCGTGCTGAACGTGGTGAACGGCTTCGGCCTGGAAGCCGGCAAGCCGCTGGCCAGCAACAAGCGCGTGCAGAAAGTAGCTTTCACCGGCGAAACCACCACCGGCCGCCTCATCCTGCAATACGCCGCCGAAAACATTATTCCCGTCACGATGGAGCTGGGGGGTAAGTCGCCCAACATCTTTTGCAAGAGCGTAATGGATCACGACGACGACTTCCTCGACAAGTGCATTGAAGGCGCGGTGATGTTTGCCCTCAACCAAGGCGAAATCTGTACCTGCCCCTCGCGCCTGCTCGTGCACGAAGACATTTACGACGAGTTCATTGCCCGCGTGATTGAGCGGGTGAAGGCCATCAAGCTCGGCAACCCGATGGACACCGACACCATGATGGGGGCCCAGGCCAGCAACGACCAGTTCGAGAAAATCCTGAGCTACCTCGAAATCGGCAAGGCCGAAGGCGCCGAGGTACTGGTGGGTGGCGAGGCCTACACCCAAGAAGATGGGGCCCTGGCCGAAGGCTATTACATCCAGCCCACCATCTTCCGGGGCCACAACAAGATGCGGATTTTTCAGGAGGAAATCTTCGGCCCGGTGCTGTCGGTGACGACGTTCAAGGACAGCGCCGAAGCCATTGAGCTGGCCAACGACACGCTCTACGGCCTTGGTGCCGGCCTCTGGAGCCGCGACGCCCACGAGCTGTACCAGATGCCCCGCGCCATCCAGGCCGGCCGCGTGTGGGTGAACTGCTACCACGACTACCCCGCCGGGGCCCCCTTCGGCGGCTATAAAGCCTCCGGCTTCGGCCGCGAAAACCACAAGATGATGCTCGGCCACTACCGCCAGACCAAGAACATGCTCATCAGCTACAGCCAGCAAAAGCTGGGCTTCTTCTAG
- a CDS encoding DUF779 domain-containing protein yields MPTPRVLATQAAEATIDLLRDEHGPLMFHQSGGCCDGSSPMCFTKGEFRIGGNDVWLGQIHGCDFFMSTSQFEYWQHTQLTIDVTKGRGASFSLEIPLGVRFLIRSRLFSEEESKDMAPVLNGEEYLETA; encoded by the coding sequence ATGCCCACCCCCCGCGTCCTCGCCACCCAGGCTGCCGAAGCCACTATCGACCTCCTGCGCGACGAGCACGGGCCGCTGATGTTTCACCAAAGCGGCGGGTGCTGCGACGGCTCCTCGCCGATGTGCTTCACCAAAGGCGAGTTTCGGATTGGCGGCAACGACGTGTGGCTGGGCCAAATCCACGGCTGCGACTTTTTTATGAGTACCAGCCAGTTCGAGTATTGGCAGCACACGCAGCTCACCATCGACGTAACGAAAGGCCGCGGGGCCAGCTTCTCGCTGGAAATTCCGCTCGGCGTGCGCTTCCTCATCCGCTCCCGGCTGTTCAGTGAGGAAGAATCCAAGGACATGGCCCCGGTGCTGAACGGCGAAGAATACCTGGAAACTGCATAG
- a CDS encoding YybH family protein: MKNYLLALGTAALLASCGGNNAPAANGAPAATTATTSGNVSVSDLNQQFLSAWNNKDAAKAASFLADDAQFLQGATRFSGKGEITNKWITPTIGTVSNLKTSTASSGTDANMAYEAGTFSVDVLATATEPQAGIGEGNFLLLWKKGSDGTWKLSYAQLEDLPVQAKK; this comes from the coding sequence ATGAAAAATTATCTGCTTGCGCTGGGTACTGCTGCTTTATTAGCCTCGTGCGGCGGCAACAACGCCCCGGCGGCCAACGGGGCCCCGGCCGCTACAACTGCCACCACCAGCGGCAACGTGAGCGTGTCGGACCTCAACCAACAGTTCCTCAGCGCCTGGAACAACAAGGACGCCGCCAAAGCCGCCTCCTTTTTGGCCGACGACGCCCAATTTTTGCAAGGTGCAACGCGCTTCAGCGGCAAAGGTGAAATCACTAACAAGTGGATTACGCCCACCATCGGCACCGTTTCCAACCTGAAAACCAGCACCGCCAGCAGCGGCACCGACGCCAACATGGCCTACGAAGCCGGCACCTTCTCGGTAGATGTACTGGCCACTGCCACCGAGCCCCAGGCCGGCATCGGCGAAGGCAACTTCCTGCTGCTCTGGAAAAAAGGCAGCGACGGCACCTGGAAACTCAGCTACGCCCAGCTCGAAGACCTGCCCGTGCAAGCAAAGAAATAA
- a CDS encoding glycine zipper domain-containing protein — protein MKNTSWLFLIPVLLFSIFFSSQAQAQRNWSPQGKGAAIGGAAGILGGALINKRNRVVGGAIGGVAGAGIGYAIGKHTDNKRKRATALANERAAANERIAAANARANAAERAATERRSVAAAPGSLGRVAGATAAAAGATALVASTGPASITPASGYLPNPDYGNAQTAYPGSPVRRKSW, from the coding sequence ATGAAAAACACTAGCTGGTTATTCCTGATCCCGGTCCTGCTGTTCAGCATCTTTTTTAGCTCGCAGGCGCAAGCCCAACGCAATTGGAGCCCGCAGGGCAAAGGCGCTGCCATCGGCGGGGCCGCCGGCATCCTGGGCGGGGCCCTCATCAATAAGCGCAACCGCGTGGTGGGCGGCGCCATCGGCGGCGTGGCCGGCGCCGGCATAGGCTACGCCATTGGCAAGCACACCGATAACAAGCGCAAACGAGCCACCGCCCTAGCCAACGAGCGCGCCGCTGCCAACGAGCGCATCGCCGCCGCCAATGCCCGCGCTAATGCTGCCGAGCGCGCCGCCACCGAGCGCCGCAGCGTGGCCGCCGCCCCGGGCAGCCTGGGCCGCGTGGCCGGTGCTACCGCCGCGGCCGCCGGTGCCACGGCCCTGGTTGCCAGCACCGGCCCGGCCAGCATCACCCCTGCTTCGGGCTACCTGCCCAACCCCGATTACGGCAATGCGCAGACGGCCTACCCGGGCTCGCCCGTGCGCCGCAAAAGCTGGTAA